Proteins from one Oryzomonas sagensis genomic window:
- the lexA gene encoding transcriptional repressor LexA, with amino-acid sequence MTTYASKSPNELTQRQRQVLQFIVAYSDSKGFPPSQRDIAKHLNVSGTLPVMRHLDALERKGYIKRENVNRGITLTAPHGRNVSLPIVGTVRAGQLSTAIEDIQGYFSVDQVAVRGDGCFFLRVSGESMITAGIFDGDLVLVRPQKDAGNREIVVAMVDGDATVKRFFRESDHIRLQPENPDMEPIILHPEDGEVTIVGRVIGVFRQL; translated from the coding sequence ATGACTACGTATGCTTCAAAATCACCGAACGAGCTGACGCAACGCCAACGCCAGGTGCTCCAGTTCATCGTGGCGTATTCCGACAGCAAAGGTTTTCCGCCCAGCCAGCGGGATATCGCCAAGCACCTGAATGTGTCCGGCACCCTGCCCGTCATGCGTCACCTGGATGCGTTGGAGCGCAAAGGCTATATCAAACGGGAAAACGTGAACCGGGGGATCACCTTGACGGCGCCCCATGGCCGAAACGTGTCCCTGCCTATCGTCGGCACCGTTCGGGCTGGACAACTTTCTACGGCTATCGAGGACATACAGGGATACTTTTCAGTCGACCAGGTGGCGGTCAGGGGAGACGGGTGTTTCTTTTTGAGGGTCAGCGGCGAGTCGATGATTACTGCCGGTATCTTTGACGGCGACCTTGTCCTGGTACGCCCGCAAAAGGATGCCGGCAACCGGGAGATCGTGGTCGCCATGGTCGATGGCGACGCGACCGTCAAGCGGTTCTTTCGGGAGTCCGACCACATCCGGCTGCAACCGGAAAACCCGGACATGGAGCCGATCATACTTCACCCGGAGGATGGCGAAGTCACCATTGTCGGCAGGGTGATTGGCGTCTTTCGGCAACTATAG
- a CDS encoding 2-oxoacid:acceptor oxidoreductase subunit alpha, translating into MSVAVSNALSPAVAGAGRGGGVNDFSITVATVNGSGSQTANNTLLRAIHRMGAPVSGKNIFPSNIQGLPTWFTIRVNRDGFLARCDETQILVAMNKATILEDIQKLQPGGICLYPGEEELPNRRDDVTFYPMPVNEVVQQSGAETRLKPYVANMAYVGTLAYLLGIDLKEIEAALAHNLNGKEKAIALNLGAAKAAYEWAGEHLAKTDPFRIERMDKTDGTFLITGNSGAALGAVFGGVQFVGWYPITPATSLVDSLKEYLRELRCDADGKATYSIVQTEDELAAIGMVIGAGWAGARSMTSTSGPGLSLMAEFAGYAYFAEIPAVIWDVQRMGPATGLPTRVAQGDVLPAYTLGHGDGRHVCLIPASVAECFEFGGTALDLAERLQTLVIVLSDLDLGTNLWPTPPFEYPDKPIDRGKVLTAEDLTRLEGKWQRYADVDGDGIGYRTLPGTNHPAAGYFTRGTGHNEAAAYSERPEEWSANLARLARKHDHARSIVPAPVIELAGEAEVGIISYGSNDLAVQEARVSLEAAGVPTSYLRVRALPLEQRLADFLGNHERVYVVENNLEGQMHQLVQLHDPAGAGRVVSIAKCDGLPLTARWISASILDQEAKEKA; encoded by the coding sequence ATGAGCGTTGCCGTTTCGAACGCACTTTCCCCCGCGGTCGCCGGCGCCGGTCGAGGCGGGGGCGTCAACGATTTCTCGATAACTGTGGCCACCGTGAATGGTTCCGGGAGTCAGACCGCCAACAACACGCTGCTCCGCGCCATCCACAGGATGGGGGCCCCGGTCAGCGGCAAGAACATTTTCCCCTCCAACATCCAGGGGCTTCCCACGTGGTTCACCATTCGCGTGAACCGGGACGGCTTTCTCGCCCGCTGCGACGAGACCCAGATCTTGGTGGCAATGAACAAGGCCACCATCCTGGAGGACATCCAAAAACTGCAGCCGGGCGGCATCTGCCTTTACCCCGGGGAAGAAGAACTCCCGAACAGGCGCGACGACGTGACCTTCTACCCGATGCCGGTGAACGAGGTGGTCCAGCAGTCCGGTGCCGAGACCAGACTCAAGCCGTACGTCGCCAACATGGCGTACGTCGGGACGCTGGCGTATCTGCTCGGGATCGACCTGAAGGAGATCGAGGCCGCCTTGGCGCACAACCTGAACGGCAAGGAGAAGGCGATCGCCCTGAACCTCGGCGCTGCCAAAGCCGCCTACGAGTGGGCGGGAGAACATCTGGCCAAGACCGATCCCTTCCGTATCGAGCGGATGGACAAGACCGATGGGACCTTCCTGATCACCGGCAACAGCGGTGCCGCACTCGGCGCGGTTTTTGGCGGCGTTCAGTTCGTGGGCTGGTACCCCATTACCCCGGCGACATCCCTTGTGGATAGCCTGAAAGAGTATCTCAGGGAACTTCGTTGCGATGCCGACGGCAAGGCTACCTACTCAATTGTGCAGACCGAGGATGAGCTTGCCGCAATCGGCATGGTAATCGGCGCGGGATGGGCGGGAGCGCGATCGATGACTTCGACATCGGGGCCGGGTCTGTCGCTGATGGCGGAATTTGCGGGGTACGCCTACTTCGCGGAAATTCCCGCCGTCATTTGGGACGTGCAGCGCATGGGACCGGCCACCGGTCTGCCGACGCGCGTGGCGCAGGGGGACGTACTGCCCGCGTACACACTCGGCCACGGCGACGGCAGGCATGTTTGCCTCATCCCAGCGTCGGTCGCTGAATGTTTCGAGTTTGGCGGCACAGCGCTCGATCTTGCGGAACGCCTGCAGACGCTGGTCATCGTCCTGAGCGACCTTGACCTGGGAACCAACCTCTGGCCGACCCCGCCGTTCGAGTATCCCGACAAACCGATCGATCGCGGCAAAGTCCTCACCGCTGAAGATCTGACGCGTCTGGAAGGGAAATGGCAACGGTATGCCGATGTGGATGGAGACGGCATCGGCTACCGCACCCTTCCCGGCACCAACCATCCGGCGGCGGGGTATTTCACGCGGGGGACAGGCCACAACGAAGCAGCCGCCTACAGCGAGCGTCCCGAGGAGTGGTCGGCGAACCTGGCCCGACTGGCCAGGAAGCATGATCACGCACGAAGCATCGTCCCTGCTCCGGTCATCGAACTGGCCGGAGAAGCGGAGGTCGGCATCATCTCCTACGGCAGCAACGACCTTGCAGTTCAGGAGGCGCGGGTCTCCCTGGAGGCCGCAGGGGTGCCGACATCGTACCTCAGGGTGCGCGCGCTGCCGCTGGAGCAGCGACTGGCGGATTTCCTCGGGAACCATGAGCGGGTGTATGTCGTAGAAAACAACCTGGAGGGACAGATGCATCAGTTGGTGCAACTTCACGACCCCGCCGGTGCAGGGCGCGTCGTCTCGATAGCCAAATGCGACGGGCTCCCCCTGACCGCACGCTGGATCAGCGCATCGATTCTGGACCAAGAGGCAAAGGAGAAAGCATGA
- a CDS encoding helix-turn-helix domain-containing protein, which produces MPANYVQAPKKKRANLEKSTENLVRMDGLKKQIIEANIDEGIPFAGGSAQFTYFELGDALANRLNSQQEVPHRHSYQEIIWIRVGAVKHLLDDNIVEHSAQTILIIPKGRIHSLIPTPDCRGAAIRFTEEFLATPSHLLFSQFIGHTALQLNNQQAAGISAYCSLLACEYHHADPFNLHAARYLLSALIAKLEEIRLMSAQLQPRDVNSTLCIWNRFNTILEQKFTVEHAVSFYASELGISPRKLGEVVKLYAGKHASTAIDDRLVAEAKRLLLFSNLTIKEIAFNLGFEEHSYFSKVFKKVAGATPSDFKQKYLSA; this is translated from the coding sequence TTGCCTGCCAACTATGTGCAAGCGCCAAAAAAAAAGCGGGCGAATCTTGAAAAATCGACAGAGAATCTTGTGAGAATGGACGGTTTAAAAAAACAAATTATCGAAGCCAATATCGATGAGGGCATTCCCTTTGCCGGAGGCTCCGCACAGTTCACCTATTTTGAGCTCGGCGATGCATTGGCGAACAGGCTCAATAGCCAGCAGGAGGTTCCTCACCGCCACTCGTACCAAGAAATAATTTGGATCAGGGTAGGGGCAGTGAAGCATTTGCTCGATGATAATATTGTCGAGCACTCAGCGCAGACCATACTCATCATCCCCAAAGGACGCATTCATAGCCTGATACCGACACCCGACTGTCGGGGGGCTGCCATTAGGTTTACCGAAGAGTTCCTGGCGACCCCTTCTCATCTCCTGTTTTCCCAATTTATCGGTCACACCGCCCTGCAATTGAATAACCAACAGGCGGCCGGGATTTCGGCATATTGCTCCCTATTGGCCTGCGAATACCACCATGCGGACCCCTTTAACCTCCATGCCGCCAGATACCTGTTGAGTGCGCTAATCGCCAAATTGGAAGAAATCCGCCTCATGTCTGCGCAGTTGCAGCCTCGAGACGTTAACTCGACCCTGTGCATCTGGAACCGATTCAATACCATCCTCGAACAAAAATTCACGGTTGAGCACGCCGTCAGCTTCTATGCCTCGGAATTGGGGATATCCCCACGCAAACTGGGCGAGGTTGTGAAACTCTATGCCGGCAAGCACGCATCGACAGCCATCGATGATCGCTTGGTTGCAGAGGCAAAACGCCTGCTCCTCTTCTCCAATCTCACCATTAAAGAAATCGCCTTTAACCTCGGATTCGAGGAACATTCCTATTTTTCAAAAGTTTTTAAGAAAGTCGCTGGCGCCACCCCATCCGATTTCAAACAAAAATATCTCTCTGCATAA
- a CDS encoding YceI family protein: MKSTIVIISSLVALFMPTLALASTWTIDPDHTNIGFKVKHLMVSTVNGNFLKHTGTVTIDDKNMAKSKVEIRIDAASINTNVAKRDEHLRSADFFDVAKYPTMTFVSKKVVKAGKGKLRVTGDLTLHGVTREVVLAVEGPTRESKDPWGNIHRGAAASTRINRKDFGLVWNKTLETGGVLIGDDIVIALDIEMIKDKDNTVMLQQLK, translated from the coding sequence ATGAAATCAACCATCGTAATCATAAGTTCCCTTGTAGCCCTCTTCATGCCGACTTTGGCCCTTGCGTCCACGTGGACCATCGATCCGGACCACACGAATATAGGTTTCAAGGTGAAACATCTCATGGTCTCTACGGTGAACGGGAATTTTCTGAAGCATACCGGTACCGTGACCATCGACGATAAGAACATGGCCAAGTCCAAGGTCGAAATCAGAATAGACGCCGCCTCCATCAACACCAACGTCGCCAAGCGCGATGAACACCTGCGGAGCGCCGACTTCTTCGACGTTGCCAAATACCCGACCATGACCTTCGTGTCGAAAAAGGTAGTTAAAGCCGGCAAAGGAAAACTGAGAGTTACCGGGGATCTGACCCTGCATGGCGTGACACGGGAGGTGGTTCTCGCCGTCGAGGGACCGACAAGGGAAAGCAAGGACCCGTGGGGCAACATCCACCGCGGAGCCGCTGCCAGCACCAGGATCAATCGCAAGGATTTCGGGCTGGTCTGGAACAAAACCCTGGAAACCGGCGGTGTGCTGATCGGCGACGACATCGTCATCGCCCTGGATATCGAGATGATCAAGGACAAGGATAACACGGTGATGCTGCAGCAGCTGAAGTAA
- a CDS encoding 2-oxoacid:ferredoxin oxidoreductase subunit beta, producing MTDNAAQGSTACNLLGLSRTDYNGAKSTLCNGCGHNSIANVIIGAAYDLSLDPTRIAKFSGIGCSSKSPTYFLGRSHSINGLHGRMPSLATGATTVNRELVAIGVSGDGDTGSIGFGQFKHLLRRNVDMVYIIENNGVYGLTKGQLSATADLGQKLKHAGVNELPPLDFCLEAIIAGCGFVARSFAGDPKQLQELIKAAFSHRGTAVLNVISPCVSFNNGEGSTKSYSWGKEHDLPLHEIDFLPMEHDEILADYDPGTIREVALHDGSVIRLKKTDREYDPTDRMAAIKLLEEERSGGMFTTGLLYVDEGRQTFADHERLVPGSLVNLPNEKLRPSKEALDKINGKYR from the coding sequence ATGACTGACAACGCTGCACAGGGTTCTACCGCTTGCAACCTCCTCGGCTTGAGCAGGACCGACTACAACGGTGCCAAATCGACGCTCTGCAACGGCTGCGGCCACAACTCCATCGCTAACGTGATCATCGGCGCCGCGTACGACCTCTCACTCGACCCGACCCGCATCGCCAAGTTCAGCGGCATCGGCTGTTCCAGCAAAAGCCCGACCTACTTCCTCGGCCGGTCGCACAGCATCAATGGCCTGCACGGGCGCATGCCGTCGCTTGCCACCGGCGCGACAACGGTCAACAGGGAACTCGTCGCCATCGGCGTCAGCGGCGACGGGGACACCGGTTCCATCGGTTTCGGTCAGTTCAAGCATCTGCTGCGCCGCAACGTCGACATGGTCTACATCATCGAAAACAACGGCGTCTACGGTTTGACCAAGGGACAGCTCTCTGCGACCGCCGACCTGGGGCAGAAACTGAAGCATGCCGGGGTGAATGAACTGCCGCCGCTGGATTTTTGTCTGGAAGCGATCATAGCCGGCTGCGGCTTCGTAGCCCGCTCTTTCGCAGGTGACCCGAAACAGTTGCAGGAGTTGATCAAAGCGGCGTTCTCTCACCGTGGCACGGCAGTTCTAAACGTCATCAGCCCTTGTGTTTCCTTCAATAATGGCGAAGGCTCCACCAAAAGTTATTCGTGGGGCAAGGAGCATGATCTGCCGCTGCACGAGATCGACTTTCTCCCCATGGAGCACGACGAGATCCTGGCCGATTATGACCCCGGGACGATCCGGGAAGTGGCGCTGCACGACGGGTCGGTGATCCGTCTGAAAAAGACTGACCGGGAGTATGATCCGACCGACCGGATGGCTGCCATCAAGTTGCTGGAAGAAGAGAGGAGCGGGGGGATGTTCACCACGGGGTTGCTCTACGTGGACGAAGGGCGGCAAACATTTGCCGATCACGAAAGGCTTGTCCCCGGCTCACTGGTCAATTTGCCGAACGAAAAGTTGCGTCCGTCGAAGGAAGCGCTGGACAAAATCAACGGCAAATATAGATAG
- a CDS encoding LysR family transcriptional regulator, which yields METQYLRTLMMVLETGSFSRAAEKLCLSQSTVSQRIKLLEDHYGCQLVDRSGSILRATPPGERVLEKTNLILIAEQEIENEMKNMGRKVQLSVGFTPTFGIVYLPKVLNLFMREKSDEVNLKLIAQQPEQSIKALIAKDFDIVVVEHCGELISEEVAYFPLPPDNLVLVSSPLLQIPSEGVTLKDLFKYHLITRREGCSSRYLLKKNLCRFGFGVDNFKGVDVYDDLHLTIKSVLLGQGVAFVSRDLVADHIQRGEVREHAIPGFLYTRSRTLVTDQKRIKEYYFKNFIECVHSVFALPSPFKPPKHTEAV from the coding sequence ATGGAGACGCAATACCTGAGGACACTCATGATGGTACTGGAGACAGGCAGCTTTTCCCGAGCTGCAGAAAAGCTTTGCTTGTCACAATCTACGGTTTCCCAGCGCATAAAATTGCTTGAAGATCACTATGGGTGTCAACTCGTAGACCGTTCCGGCTCTATTCTTAGGGCCACCCCCCCGGGAGAGAGAGTCCTGGAGAAAACAAATTTGATATTGATAGCTGAACAGGAAATAGAAAATGAAATGAAAAATATGGGGAGGAAGGTGCAGCTTTCTGTTGGGTTTACACCTACGTTCGGTATCGTGTACCTGCCGAAAGTTCTGAATCTTTTTATGAGGGAAAAATCTGATGAGGTCAACCTGAAGCTTATCGCCCAACAACCTGAACAGTCGATTAAGGCTCTGATTGCTAAAGATTTTGATATTGTTGTTGTTGAGCATTGTGGAGAATTGATTTCAGAAGAAGTTGCCTACTTTCCTCTGCCTCCAGATAATCTTGTTTTGGTTTCATCACCTTTGCTTCAGATACCAAGCGAGGGTGTTACCCTGAAAGATTTATTCAAATATCATCTTATCACTCGCAGAGAAGGTTGCAGTTCACGCTACCTTCTAAAAAAAAATTTGTGTCGCTTCGGTTTCGGTGTTGATAATTTCAAGGGGGTTGACGTCTATGATGACCTGCATCTCACAATAAAATCCGTTCTGCTGGGACAAGGCGTTGCCTTTGTATCGAGAGATCTTGTCGCTGACCACATTCAAAGGGGAGAGGTCCGTGAACACGCTATCCCCGGCTTTTTATATACCCGTTCGCGTACGTTGGTCACTGATCAGAAACGGATCAAAGAGTATTATTTCAAAAATTTTATTGAGTGCGTACATTCCGTGTTCGCCTTACCATCACCTTTTAAACCGCCTAAACATACCGAAGCCGTGTAG
- a CDS encoding nitroreductase, translated as MLQFAVWAALEQEGFGASLQHDNPVSDEAVKEVWEIPGTWKLIAQMPFGKPVAQPAEKEFNP; from the coding sequence ATGCTGCAGTTTGCTGTCTGGGCCGCGCTGGAGCAGGAGGGATTCGGGGCGTCGCTTCAGCACGATAACCCGGTCAGCGACGAGGCGGTGAAAGAAGTCTGGGAAATCCCCGGTACATGGAAACTTATTGCTCAAATGCCTTTTGGCAAGCCGGTTGCCCAGCCTGCCGAAAAGGAATTCAACCCCTGA
- a CDS encoding CDGSH iron-sulfur domain-containing protein → MSEVIITPNKPIAIELEPGTYYRCACGKSTNQPFCSGAHHGTGFSPIAFEVKEKKVVHLCNCGKSAHAPYCDGSHNK, encoded by the coding sequence ATGAGCGAAGTCATCATTACCCCCAACAAACCGATTGCCATCGAACTGGAGCCAGGGACCTACTACCGCTGCGCCTGTGGCAAATCAACTAATCAGCCGTTTTGCAGCGGCGCACACCATGGGACCGGTTTTTCCCCGATCGCCTTTGAAGTCAAGGAAAAAAAGGTGGTTCACCTGTGCAACTGCGGGAAGTCCGCTCATGCGCCGTATTGTGACGGCAGCCACAACAAGTGA
- a CDS encoding SelB C-terminal domain-containing protein — protein MPPPKFRESTGLSRDFLIPLLEYFGSGKVTIRVEDKRVFRKR, from the coding sequence ATACCTCCACCAAAATTCCGCGAATCGACGGGACTTTCGCGTGACTTCCTGATACCGCTTCTGGAATATTTTGGCAGCGGGAAGGTGACCATCCGAGTAGAGGACAAACGGGTTTTCCGAAAGCGCTAA